In Spodoptera frugiperda isolate SF20-4 chromosome 12, AGI-APGP_CSIRO_Sfru_2.0, whole genome shotgun sequence, a single window of DNA contains:
- the LOC118262430 gene encoding uncharacterized protein LOC118262430: protein MASASRRSLGQLIQQGWHEIPEVLATTGLALVGIGMATVGCYNYVKMDGDNRRYKSTYVVMRPDDPKAKLIRKE, encoded by the coding sequence ATGGCTTCAGCATCGAGACGTAGCCTGGGTCAATTAATCCAACAAGGATGGCACGAAATCCCTGAAGTTTTGGCTACGACGGGTTTGGCGCTCGTTGGTATTGGCATGGCCACAGTAGgatgttataattatgtgaaaatgGACGGAGACAACAGGAGGTATAAGAGCACCTACGTTGTAATGAGGCCCGATGACCCTAAAGCCAAACTAATTCGCAAAGAATAA
- the LOC118262769 gene encoding probable phospholipid-transporting ATPase IIB, translated as METTPLLTRPKKKSLWSRLQFWRFRKKKLSSRAIYLGQLPDEEFPPNYVCNQKYNILTFLPLVLFEQFRFFLNLYFLVMAVSQFIPSIRIGYLYTYWGPLCFVLAVTLFREAVDDFRRYRRDREVNRQRYERIVLDNSASDYRPFITEQVASSELRVGDIVMLHKGQRVPADMILLRTNETMGTVFIRTDQLDGEIDWKLRIPLRSTQKLPTDAHLLDINAQIFVEKPEKDIHSFIGTCTRLDEGETDSLHIENTLWSGCVVASGQATGLVIYTGSETRSVMNNATPRSKVGRLDLQVNDLTKLLFVATIVISMLLIILKGFAGPWYGFLFRFVLLFSYIIPISLRVNLDMGKAFYSWTIQRDKKIEGTVMRSTTIPEELGRIQYVLADKTGTLTKNEMVFQKLHLGNALFDKNNFYEVEALLTQYVTNDAPSLPTSPTTSIIGDGLAASPKQVWETVLAIALCHNVTPVYDVPSDTQADEAQSDMGSSVMSESCGGAVPQQQLCDYQASSPDEVALVKWTDMMGVSLYRRDIHNISLKLRAANEIIQYTILQIFPFTSESKMMGIIVQEENTGEITYYVKGADVALSKLLDSQWLSSECKKLAADGLRTLVMAKRTLTKEEYLQFESEYKEARLNANRSEHTSSVLGKIQRGMTLLALTGVEDRLADDVPRTLAMLRAAGIKIWMLTGDKLETALCIARSLQLGGGVTWHSARTCRGRGDAHALLQALRAAGDTVDLIIEGETLEVCLQSYEEEFVEVLCGCGGVVVARCSPTQKARVARLLRARRHVVAAVGDGGNDVAMIQEADIGVGIEGAEGRAASLAGDVSIRQFSCLARLLLVHGRRSAMRSAALSLFIVHRGLIVSTMQAVFSVVFYFSSVSLYPGFLMVGYGTVFTMLPVFSLVLDKDIPSITALRYPQLYKQLSKGRQLSYKSFYIWTGISIYQGGVIMYGALVLFEDQLIHIVEISYTALILTELIMVALTVVTWHWLMVGAELVSLLMYIATLLIFTTYFDGDFIRHWEFWWKVIVITLVSCLPLYIVKHMHRKWSDRQYKNIRK; from the exons ATGGAGACCACACCGTTGCTGACGAGACCTAAAAAGAAATCCTTATGGTCaag GTTACAATTTTGGAGGTTCCGTAAGAAGAAGTTGAGTTCGAGAGCTATTTATTTGGGGCAGCTGCCTGATGAAGAATTTCCGCCGAACTATGTGTGCAATCAG AAATACAACATCCTCACATTCCTACCTCTGGTGCTGTTCGAGCAGTTCCGTTTCTTCCTCAACCTGTACTTCTTGGTGATGGCCGTCAGTCAGTTCATACCTAGCATCCGAATTGGCTATCTTTATACATACTGGGGGCCTCTATGCTTCGTCTTAGCCGTCACACTCTTCAGGGAAGCTGTTGATGATTTCCGAAGATACCG ACGAGACAGAGAAGTAAACAGACAGCGCTACGAACGAATAGTTCTAGACAACTCCGCTTCAGATTACCGGCCCTTCATCACGGAACAAGTGGCGTCCTCTGAACTTCGAGTGGGAGACATAGTGATGCTCCACAAAGGACAGAGGGTGCCTGCCGACATGATCCTGCTGAGGACTAACGAAACTATGGGCACTGTGTTCATAAGAACTGATCAATTGGACGGAGAGATCGATTGGAAGTTGAG AATACCACTACGTTCAACACAAAAACTGCCAACAGACGCTCATCTACTCGACATTAACGCTCAGATCTTCGTTGAGAAACCAGAGAAAGACATCCATTCCTTCATCGGAACCTGCACGAGGCTGGATGAAGGAGAAACCGATTCTTTACACATTGAGAACACTCTGTGGAGTGGCTGTGTCGTCGCCTCTGGACAGGCTACTGGTCTTGTCATTTATACTG GTAGTGAAACTCGCAGTGTAATGAACAACGCTACCCCACGGTCCAAGGTTGGTCGTTTAGACCTGCAGGTGAACGACCTTACAAAGCTCCTGTTCGTGGCTACTATAGTCATATCAATGCTGCTCATCATTCTCAAGGGATTCGCTGGACCCTGGTACGGGTTCCTCTTCAGATTCGTTCTGCTTTTCTCCTATATTATACCTATTAG CTTAAGAGTAAACCTGGACATGGGCAAAGCGTTCTACTCCTGGACGATACAACGAGACAAGAAGATAGAAGGCACCGTAATGAGATCCACCACCATACCTGAAGAACTAGGCAGGATCCAATACGTGTTGGCTGACAAAACAGGGACCCTCACCAAGAATGAAATGGTCTTCCAGAAACTACATTTGGGCAATGCGCTCTTTGATAAGAATAACTTTTATGAG GTGGAAGCCCTCCTAACACAGTACGTGACAAACGACGCCCCCTCCCTCCCCACGTCCCCCACGACGTCCATAATAGGGGACGGACTGGCCGCGTCCCCCAAGCAGGTGTGGGAGACTGTGCTCGCTATAGCGTTGTGCCATAACGTCACGCCCGTCTACGATGTGCCTAGTGATACGCAGGCTGATGAGGCTCAATCAG ACATGGGCAGCTCTGTGATGTCGGAGAGTTGTGGGGGCGCGGTCCCCCAACAACAGCTGTGCGACTACCAGGCTTCCAGCCCCGACGAGGTGGCGCTGGTCAAGTGGACTGATATG ATGGGTGTGTCTTTATACCGTCGCGACATACACAATATCTCCTTGAAACTGCGCGCCGCTAATGAGATCATTCAGTACACAATTCTGCAGATCTTCCCTTTCACCAGCGAGAGCAAGATGATGGGCATCATTGTGCAG GAAGAAAACACGGGCGAAATAACATACTACGTGAAGGGTGCAGACGTAGCATTATCCAAGTTGCTGGACTCGCAGTGGCTGAGCTCCGAGTGCAAGAAGTTGGCCGCCGACGGACTCCGGACCCTCGTCATGGCGAAACGGACTCTTACCAAGGAGGAGTACCTGCAGTTTGAG AGCGAGTACAAAGAGGCTCGTTTGAACGCGAACCGCAGCGAGCACACGTCATCGGTACTGGGCAAGATACAACGAGGCATGACGCTACTCGCCCTCACTGGCGTGGAGGACAGACTGGCTGACGACGTGCCCAGGACGCTCGCCATGCTCAGAGCTGCTGGGATCAAG ATCTGGATGTTAACAGGCGACAAGTTAGAGACAGCGCTGTGTATCGCTCGCTCCCTACAACTGGGGGGAGGGGTGACGTGGCACTCCGCACGCACCTGTAGGGGGAGGGGGGACGCACACGCGTTGTTACAGGCGCTACGGGCCGCGGGAGATACTGTGGACCTTATTATTGAAGGAGAGACGCTTgag GTATGTCTACAATCGTACGAAGAGGAATTCGTGGAAGTGCTATGTGGTTGCGGGGGAGTGGTGGTGGCGCGATGTTCCCCCACGCAGAAGGCGCGGGTGGCGCGCCTACTGCGGGCGCGGCGACACGTCGTGGCCGCCGTGGGGGACGGGGGGAACGACGTCGCCATGATACAGGAGGCCGATATCG GAGTGGGTATAGAGGGCGCAGAGGGTCGCGCGGCGTCGCTGGCGGGCGACGTGAGTATCCGGCAGTTCTCGTGCCTGGCGCGGCTGTTACTAGTGCACGGCCGGCGCTCCGCCATGCGCTCCGCCGCACTCTCGCTCTTCATCGTGCACCGGGGGCTCATTGTGTCCACTATGCag GCGGTATTCTCAGTCGTGTTCTACTTCTCCTCTGTGTCTCTATACCCTGGATTCCTAATGGTTGGCTACGGAACGGTCTTCACTATGCTTCCTGTGTTTTCGTTG GTACTTGACAAAGACATACCGAGTATAACGGCGCTTAGATACCCGCAACTGTACAAGCAACTCTCCAAAGGACGGCAGCTGTCTTACAAGTCCTTCTACATATGGACTGGCATATCTATTTATCAAG GAGGAGTAATAATGTACGGCGCTCTAGTATTATTCGAGGACCAATTGATCCATATAGTGGAGATCAGCTACACGGCGCTGATCCTGACTGAGCTGATCATGGTGGCGCTGACCGTGGTCACGTGGCACTGGCTCATGGTGGGGGCTGAGCTGGTCAGTCTGCTCATGTATATTGCCACGCTGCTTATATTTACTACGTATTTCG ACGGCGACTTCATTCGGCACTGGGAGTTCTGGTGGAAAGTAATTGTAATAACCCTAGTGTCCTGCCTACCCCTCTACATAGTCAAACACATGCATAGAAAGTGGAGCGACCGCCAGTACAAAAACATAAGAAAATGA
- the LOC126911292 gene encoding myb-related transcription factor, partner of profilin-like: METSGRARRVSGRQLDILWEFLIHNKDIASAYNRSLHAKEYSRRKWTEIAATLNAEGDGAHKDWKGWSKYWVDYKAKIKSKVAALRSSQTRTGGGPSTERCLTDIEKRFLQILGEDFGHGISGVRVEPFLEPLESDEATETVDSQDSPASQSILTMTIPSLQIHPLVQDSPVAPDPPSIEILPTLTLSRLPHPDTPPLPPPHPDTPPPHPDTPLPHPDTPAAAARSPRRRRLRREAPMSQATARRAIVRAVERHTNALEQLVQIGLRVERILGDAFPRAVGRENFA, from the exons atggAAACAAG CGGACGTGCTCGTCGAGTTTCGGGGCGTCAGCTCGACATTCTCTGGgagtttttaatacataataaagaCATCGCTTCGGCATATAATAGATCTCTGCATGCGAAAGAATACTCCCGGAGAAAATGGACTGAGATAGCGGCTACATTAAATGCAGAGGGTGATGGAGCGCATAAGGACTGGAAAGGCTGGTCTAAG TATTGGGTGGACTATAAGGCcaaaattaaaagcaaagttGCAGCCTTACGTTCATCCCAAACTAGGACTGGAGGTGGACCATCCACAGAAAGGTGCCTGACTGACATAGAGAAAAGATTTCTTCAAATTCTTGGAGAGGATTTTGGTCACGGCATCTCAGGTGTTCGTGTGGAACCATTTCTAGAG CCTCTGGAGAGCGATGAAGCTACTGAAACTGTCGACAGTCAGGATTCCCCAGCCTCCCAATCCATTTTAACCATGACCATACCTTCATTACAAATACATCCCCTTGTTCAAGATTCACCAGTTGCCCCAGATCCACCTTCTATTGAAATACTTCCGACTCTCACACTATCACGACTGCCACACCCTGACACACCTCCACTTCCACCTCCACATCCTGACACACCACCTCCACATCCTGACACACCACTTCCACATCCTGACACACCAGCAGCAGCAGCACGCTCTCCACGGCGCCGTCGCCTAAGACGCGAAGCGCCGATGTCACAAGCGACCGCCAGACGCGCTATTGTCCGCGCGGTAGAGCGCCATACAAACGCATTAGAGCAGCTAGTACAAATAGGGCTTAGGGTagaaag gatcTTGGGTGACGCGTTTCCCAGAGCCGTTGGACGAGAGAACTTCGCGTAA
- the LOC118262428 gene encoding uncharacterized protein LOC118262428 has product MLFLMVVIFCNIAYVSNKNAGTALFSTGRTRSNCWTQDDIAKLKARQHFEELIPPQLSPDRVDSQYIKRLLKYFRTALHTVQNEGDYKTASILKEALSDTIGAHLKSEILPTVRFSYYAGYIPYKNAREIHDFYDNIKVKMNTQGLGWRRPERVPQWSNLTVAKILIGSGKLLDPCSCLVTRRDSNNCIHLPAPKLDDDNQPSAIALPFRSDGLVSLTSPTSENILLKYYTTASRCILHSSPANCRHSDFVNLNSELWHWMKRDVAPHLVDEKLYAAYGGVLRIAAAVQNYGKGLSRRNLFEYQDAGVTHWNPWKTLTQSYIYVNADWTPKLYILLVFLTALTICLLQILYNYLFGEPNACGCKSKSKKWVPKDIAYTNVESNFPSVLPRQSAIYFSEKKRTKRLTARSKSSSVGSLRTQKVYDLNENTEKLMAVIMSDNEETEEPRSSPSKMGSEEEHLEDKRLAIADVTKNTDDRPKSPPKLETSVAQLTIEKSNATDKKSAAPMYSTSTLTRSDVTYCPEKLLSDTGWSATSSSTSGKTVSSTSSKSRSARSRSSRDLAWARHVISRHSRRDMMQSTTGTELDGNSFTAPPPRR; this is encoded by the coding sequence atgttATTTCTTATGgttgttatattttgtaacataGCTTACGTTAGCAATAAAAATGCGGGGACTGCATTGTTTAGTACTGGAAGAACTCGATCAAACTGTTGGACCCAAGATGATATAGCCAAGCTGAAGGCACGGCAACATTTCGAAGAGCTGATCCCACCACAGCTGAGCCCGGACAGGGTCGACAGTCAATACATCAAACGTCTTCTGAAGTACTTCAGAACTGCACTGCACACGGTGCAAAATGAAGGGGATTATAAAACTGCCTCAATACTGAAAGAAGCTTTATCTGACACTATCGGTGCACATCTCAAGAGTGAAATCCTACCCACTGTCAGATTCAGTTACTACGCCGGCTACATCCCTTACAAAAATGCTCGGGAAATTCACGATTTTTATGATAACATCAAAGTTAAGATGAATACCCAGGGCTTGGGCTGGCGACGGCCCGAACGAGTACCCCAGTGGTCGAATCTGACCGTGGCTAAAATTCTTATCGGATCTGGGAAACTCTTAGACCCTTGTTCCTGTTTGGTAACGAGAAGAGACTCAAATAATTGTATTCATTTACCAGCTCCCAAGTTGGATGACGATAATCAACCATCAGCTATCGCCCTACCTTTCAGATCCGATGGACTGGTCAGCTTGACGTCTCCCACTTCGGAGAATATTCTTTTGAAATACTATACGACTGCGTCGAGGTGTATACTACACAGCTCACCAGCAAACTGTCGGCACTCTGACTTTGTTAATTTGAATAGTGAGCTCTGGCACTGGATGAAGCGGGACGTGGCACCACATCTAGTGGACGAGAAGTTGTACGCGGCATACGGCGGGGTTCTTAGAATAGCAGCCGCTGTACAAAACTACGGAAAAGGTTTGTCAAGACGTAATCTTTTTGAATACCAAGATGCAGGTGTAACTCACTGGAACCCATGGAAAACACTCACACAGTCATACATCTATGTAAACGCAGACTGGACCCCtaaactatatattttattggtatttttgaCTGCATTGACAATATGCCTTTTACAAATTTTGTATAATTACTTGTTTGGAGAGCCGAACGCGTGTGGCTGCAAAtcaaaatctaaaaaatggGTTCCAAAAGATATTGCGTATACAAATGTAGAGAGTAACTTCCCATCCGTGCTACCACGTCAAAGCGCTATCTATTTTAGTGAGAAAAAACGCACGAAACGTTTGACTGCCAGGAGCAAATCGTCTTCTGTAGGATCTTTGCGTACACAGAAAGTGTACGATTTAAATGAGAATACAGAGAAACTCATGGCCGTAATAATGAGTGACAATGAAGAAACTGAAGAGCCACGGTCATCGCCATCCAAAATGGGAAGTGAGGAAGAACATCTTGAAGACAAACGTTTGGCAATCGCTGATGTGACCAAGAATACAGATGATAGACCAAAAAGTCCACCTAAACTAGAAACGTCTGTTGCACAGTTGACGATTGAAAAATCAAACGCAACGGATAAAAAGTCTGCAGCACCGATGTATTCCACTAGTACGTTAACACGTTCGGATGTTACCTACTGTCCAGAGAAACTGCTAAGTGACACTGGCTGGTCTGCAACCAGCAGTAGCACCTCTGGGAAAACTGTTAGTTCAACTAGTTCTAAGTCTCGAAGTGCAAGATCGAGAAGTTCCCGAGATTTAGCGTGGGCCCGGCACGTTATATCTAGGCACTCTCGCAGAGATATGATGCAGTCCACCACTGGAACAGAGTTGGATGGAAACTCTTTCACAGCACCTCCGCCCCGGCGGTAG
- the LOC118262427 gene encoding replication factor C subunit 1: MSRDIRSFFQVKKPAKPAVTVDDDDDVIPESPDVQIVKNKKKESKKRRVIDDDSDEEIFSSKKKNNNEASSEKAGQTSSKNKGKSPKPALKEVKVIDMFGKDPIKRTEPLVKKKKKTELGIHSDEEFEKSLLEIDNAELEGKNNDEVPNDEKPKSNNDKVTPSKSTEESHKESKSSHEKKHKSPAEPKKDEHKSSKGDKGKPDESQESKHKLDEGKETKNKSDEGKERKHKSDESKDSKHKSDESKESKHKSDEGKESKHKSDESKESRHKTDDNKAKKHTKEDKKPNQSTSHSNDGESKKSKIENSKRKFAEFIDDDTSDHGSKKKKVDEQEKESKHKYDGDSSAMDESMDAGKKKKMNKSLNESALTDEERHERRRYSAALYKNYLNRSGPKNLGAKEIPEGKPDCLKDCAFLLTGVLDSFEKDEVAAAITKYGGSVKSGVSKKVTHVIAGEDAGPAKMAKAQELGIKIINEDQFLKMIVERSQDNKTSKPEIKKEIKQEKSPSKPKSKSPKDKKEDKLKSPERSKSDSKVRDKSSDSKHRDKSSPKKIKEEKVEASSSSTSTIKNQVNNVKKEVTPIAENSNMWVEKYKPQNIKQIIGQHGDASNVKKLMNWLTKWYVNRKAKLPKPSPWAKNDDGGYYKAALLSGPPGVGKTTSVALVCKELGFDMVEFNASDTRNKTLIKEQIGQLLTTNSLSGFANGVTGKQAVTKKHVLVMDEVDGMAGNEDRGGLQELIGLIKSSSVPIICMCNDRQSQKMRSLVNYCYDLRFNRPRVDQIKSAMLSICFKEGIKIPPDVLSQLIVSANQDVRQTLNLLSMWAIDPSRADPDSLRKDAQTTKKDIKLGPFEAIRKVFSAEDHKTMSINDKSDLFFYDYSLAPLFVQENYLHVAPHCPKNEVLQRISEAADSISLGDLVDARIRRNQAWSLLPMQAMYSSVIPGNRMSGHMTGQIQFPGWLGKNSRGTKMKRLCQEIHAHTRLSTSGSKSSIYLDYSTHLRNAILSPLVKDKLDGVDKSLEVLESYHLLREDLDSLVELSLWPGQTNPADLVEPRVKAAMTRSYNKKATALPYAPGAVKKGRAKADDDFGDDDQEEEEENNDSDPENDALIKKKKSKDTEKPTTSKGKASTSKASTSKKKKEK, translated from the exons ATGTCCAGA GATATAAGATCGTTTTTTCAAGTTAAAAAGCCGGCGAAACCTGCCGtcactgttgatgatgatgacgatgttATTCCAGAGTCTCCGGATGTacaaatagttaaaaataaa aAGAAAGAATCAAAGAAAAGGCGTGTGATAGACGATGATTCTGACGAAGAGATATTTTCgtctaaaaaaaagaataataatgagGCTAGTTCTGAAAAAGCAGGTCAAACATCAAGTAAGAATAAAGGTAAATCACCCAAACCTGCACTCAAGGAGGTCAAAGTGATTGACATGTTTGGAAAAGATCCTATTAAGCGCACAGAGCCCTTagttaagaaaaagaaaaaaactgaaCTAGGCATCCATTCTGATGAAGAATTTGAAAAAAGTTTACTTGAAATTGACAATGCGGAGTTGGaaggaaaaaataatgatgaagTCCCTAATGATGAGAAACCAAAATCTAACAATGACAAGGTGACACCATCGAAATCAACAGAAGAATCACATAAAGAAAGTAAATCATCACATGAAAAGAAACACAAAAGCCCTGCAGAACCAAAGAAAGATGAACATAAGTCAAGCAAGGGTGACAAAGGAAAACCTGACGAAAGCCAAGAGAGTAAGCATAAATTGGACGAAGGCAAAGAAACTAAGAACAAATCAGACGAAGGCAAAGAAAGGAAGCATAAATCGGACGAAAGCAAAGACAGTAAACATAAATCAGACGAAAGCAAAGAAAGTAAGCATAAATCAGATGAAGGCAAAGAAAGTAAGCACAAATCGGATGAAAGCAAAGAAAGTAGACACAAAACTGACGACAATAAAGCCAAAAAACATACAAAGGAAGACAAGAAACCAAATCAATCTACATCACACTCAAATGATGGAGAatctaaaaaatctaaaattgaaAATAGTAAGAGGAAGTTTGCCGAGTTTATAGATGATGATACTAGTGATCATGGCAGTAAGAAGAAAAAGGTGGATGAACAAGAGAAAGAGAGTAAACATAAATATGATGGAGATTCTTCCGCTATGGATGAAAGTATGGATGCTGGTAAGAAAAAGAAGATGAATAAGAGTTTGAATGAATCAG CTCTAACAGATGAAGAAAGACATGAAAGGCGAAGGTACTCAGCCgctttatataaaaactatttgAACAGATCTGGACCAAAGAATTTAGGAGCTAAAGAAATCCCTGAG GGAAAACCAGATTGTTTGAAGGATTGTGCATTCTTGTTGACTGGGGTGCTGGACTCGTTTGAGAAGGATGAAGTAGCTGCAGCCATTACAAAGTATGGAGGAAGTGTCAAGTCTGGAGTCTCTAAAAAA GTTACACACGTGATTGCAGGCGAGGACGCTGGCCCAGCGAAAATGGCAAAGGCTCAAGAACTaggaattaaaattataaacgaAGATCAATTCCTGAAAATGATTGTAGAACGATCACAGGATAACAAGACTAGTAAAccagaaattaaaaaagaaatcaaacaaGAAAAGTCTCCTAGTAAACCAAAATCTAAAAGTCCGAAAGATAAAAAAGAGGACAAATTAAAAAGTCCGGAGAGAAGTAAGTCAGATTCAAAAGTCAGGGATAAAAGTAGTGATAGTAAACATCGTGACAAATCTAGTCCAAAGAAAATCAAGGAAGAAAAAGTTGAAGCAAGCTCTAGCTCTACAAGTACAATCAAGAATCAAGTaaata ATGTAAAAAAGGAAGTGACTCCCATAGCAGAGAATTCGAATATGTGGGTGGAAAAATACAAGCCacagaatataaaacaaattattggaCAACACGGTGATGCTAGCAATGTTAAAAA GTTAATGAATTGGTTGACGAAATGGTATGTGAACAGAAAGGCTAAGCTACCGAAGCCCAGTCCCTGGGCTAAGAATGATGACGGAGGTTATTACAAGGCGGCGTTACTGTCTGGTCCGCCGGGCGTCG GTAAAACAACATCGGTGGCGTTAGTGTGCAAGGAGCTCGGTTTCGACATGGTGGAGTTTAATGCGTCGGACACGAGGAACAAGACCCTCATCAAGGAACAGATCGGACAGCTGCTCACTACTAATTCACTATCTGGGTTTGCTAATG GTGTGACTGGTAAACAAGCAGTGACTAAGAAACACGTGCTGGTCATGGATGAAGTCGACGGCATGGCCGGCAATGAGGATAGAG GCGGTCTCCAAGAATTAATAGGTCTAATAAAATCGTCGTCGGTGCCAATAATATGCATGTGTAATGACAGACAGAGTCAGAAGATGAGGTCTCTGGTCAACTACTGCTACGATCTGAGGTTCAATAGGCCAAGAGTCGACCAGATTAAG TCAGCGATGCTCTCAATATGCTTCAAAGAAGGTATAAAGATCCCGCCTGACGTGCTCAGCCAGTTGATAGTGTCCGCCAACCAAGATGTCAGACAGACCCTGAACTTGTTGTCCATGTGGGCTATAGACCCCAGTCGAGCTGATCCGGACAGTCTCAGGAAGGATGCTCAGACCACCAAGAAGGATATTAAGCTG GGTCCATTCGAGGCGATCCGCAAGGTGTTTTCAGCGGAAGACCACAAGACGATGAGCATCAACGACAAGAGCGACCTGTTCTTCTACGACTACAGCCTCGCGCCACTCTTCGTGCAGGAGAACTATCTACACGTCGCCCCACACTGTCCCAA AAATGAAGTACTGCAAAGGATAAGCGAGGCAGCGGACAGTATTAGTTTGGGCGATCTGGTAGACGCGCGGATACGCCGCAATCAGGCGTGGAGTCTATTGCCAATGCAG GCGATGTACAGTTCAGTGATCCCAGGTAACCGCATGTCTGGCCACATGACCGGCCAGATCCAGTTCCCTGGCTGGCTCGGGAAGAACTCCCGCGGTACCAAGATGAAACGCCTCTGTCAGGAGATTCACGCGCATACTCGACTCAG TACATCTGGTTCGAAATCGTCTATCTACCTGGACTACAGTACGCATCTTCGTAACGCGATCCTCAGTCCTTTGGTAAAGGACAAGTTGGATGGCGTTGACAAGTCCTTGGAAGTACTGGAGTCTTACCATCTGTTGAGGGAAGATCTGGACTCTTTAGTAGAACTGTCTCTCTGGCCAGGACAGACGAATCCTGCTGACTTGGTGGAACCAAGG GTGAAAGCGGCGATGACTCGATCTTACAACAAGAAAGCCACCGCTCTGCCGTACGCGCCGGGCGCCGTCAAGAAAGGCAGAGCCAAAGCTGACGATGACTTCGGAGACGACGACCAAGAGGAGGAGGAGGAAAACAATGACAGTGACCCTGAAAATGATGCATTAATTAAG AAAAAGAAAAGCAAGGATACAGAAAAACCAACGACAAGCAAAGGCAAGGCGTCTACATCCAAAGCGTCGAcgagtaaaaagaaaaaagagaaaTAG